Part of the Mycoplasmopsis columboralis genome, CTGCTTCTCTAACTTTTTCAGTTGTGGGCCTAGTGGTGTTTTTGTCTGGTTCTAAAATTTTTTTATTTTTGTATTTGCCTGCTACTATTCTTAACATAATTTTAATCCTTTAAAAAATAGCACTTAGTGCTATTTTGTAGCTTTCATTGCTAAATGAACTTTTTCTAAACCTTCAGCTCCATAAAAATGGTTAACTAATTCATATCCTAATTGCATTGCTGCATCTGCACATCTAGCTGTAATTAATTTATTAGTTGATAATAAATTAGTAACGTATGATTGTTGATAATTATTGCTTCTAAATTCTTTTGCTCATGAACTTGGATAAGCTGAATATTGAATTGTTTCATCAATAATATCGTGCTCTCTTAATGTATTTGGAGCATCACAAATAGCTGCTATTTTATTAGGAAATTTTTTTATCATCTCTAAAGAGACTTCATCAGTTCTTAATGATTGTGCTCCTGGTCCTCCTGGAACAAAGAGTAAATCGTAATCATTAATATTAACGCTATTTTTTACATTATGTATTGTGATAACTCCATATTGACTACTTACGGAAGTTAATTCAGGGTTGAAATAATCGATTTCCACACTTTCATCTGCTCTTCTAAGGCAAGAAAGGGGAGTGACTAATTCAACATCATTAAATTTGTTTTCTAAAATTACTAATACTTTCATTATCTTTTTTTAAATCTTAAAACTCCTCTTCATAATAAATACACAAAAATCGCAATTGGAAGTAAAACTACCAAAACAAAAACAACAATATAAAAGTTTCTTCATCCTTTATTTAAAGATTTTTTAGAATCTTCTACCATTGATAAAAATTCTGCAGTGTCATTTACAATAAACATTTTTATGTCTTGAATACGTTTTTTGTCATATAAGTATAAACCAAAATATAAAACACTTATAACAACCATACTCAATAATCCAATAATTAAAAATACTTGAGTGTTTCCAAAACCATTATCTAGCAATTTAACCAAATCAATTGTGCTATCAATTTTAATAGCACTTGTTTCGGATGTTTTGATGATGATTTTTTCGGCTTTATAAAGTCCAAAAACAATTAACTCTAAAAGTCCAAAATATGTCATAAAAAAGGTATAAATTCACGTCAAATTAATCACTTTACGAGAAATATCTTTATATAAGTCCGCAAATGTTGTGCTAGCAGCAATATCTCCGCTACTAAAACTTTCTCGATATTTTCTTTCAATGCTTTTTCATGCTGAGAGTCTAATTAAATTTTTCGCAAAGTAAAAAAGAGAAATTGCCAATAACAGTCCAAGTCCTATTCAATAATATATTCCTGATGAAGGTTCTTTGGCTGTATTAAATGAATAGTTCATGATCATTCCAGACAAACAAATAATTAAAAGTATTCATCAAAAAATGAGCGCAACTTTTCGAATGTTTTTTTCTTTTTTAAGGATTCTAAAAGTATCAGATGAAAGCATTCTTTGTGGATCTTGATATTTATTAATTATTTTCTCTTGTTGAGCAATACTGTGCTCTAATTTATTACTTTGTTGCAATTCAACTGTATTGTTTGATATTTTTGGTTTAAACATTATCACCTGGTTTCTGTAATTGCTCATTTAAACTAGCAAATACTTCATTAATTAAACGAATAGAAAATTCTGATTCTTCTTTTAATTGTCCTTCTAACTTAGTGCTAAATCACTCAATAACTTCATCCTTAGCATTTTGATCTAATGAAGAAGTTAATTGAATTAATGCGATAGCTGAAGTTTCTATATTTTCATTATTAAATTGTTCTACTGCCGCTTGTTTTGCTTCTTTGATGATGAGTTCTTCTTTTTCTTGTTTACTTAAAGTATCATAAGTTGGGTGTTTTAGACGAATTTGTTTAATAGCTTGATCATATTGAGAACTTAACTCTTTAGCAGCATTATTTATGTTTTCACTTAGTTGTGAATCATTATCAAGTCTTTTAAGAATATCATTTCTTAATTGTGAATCATTGATTAGTTCCGCTAATTCACTTAAATTAGAAATAAAGTTTTCTTTTTCTTGATCAGTTAGACTATTTCAATCTCGCGCAAAAACCTCTTGAAATTTATTTGGATCTTCAAATATTTTAAAAAGGCCTTCTATTTTTTTCAAAATATAACCTGGAGCCTTCCCTTTAAAACCAGTCAGAAGTGATACGCTAAATTGTTGAAAAGAATCAGTTTGTTTAGCTGTAGGCTTGGCACTAACAATTGCAGCAAACATCGGTACACCAATTGCAAAACTTGTTAAAGCATAAAAAGTTCTTAAAACTCTTCTAGGTTTTCGAATCGGAAGAGAAGCTCTTTGATAAGTTGTAATTGATTGTGAAGATTCCAAATTATTCATTGAATCTTGAGATTGATTTTTAAAAATTTCATTTTCTTGCTTTTGAATTTCATCCAACATTTGTTTTTGATGTTTGATTTTGCGTTTTCTTTTTATCAGTAAAACGCTAGTAAATGTAATTGTGCTTATTACATTTAAAATAGCATAGACAATAAAATATAAAAAGATTAAAGAATACCTAATTAACTCAGCTGTAAGATTCTTATTTTCATCATTAGGTAAACTCGCAACAATTGCTTTATATAAAATAAATGTAACTAGCGACGAAATAGCAATAACTAACACTTGAACTATCAAAAAAGGTCATTTAAAGTAATAACCACTAATAATTAAGAAAACAGCTAGCAAAATAACTCCAAAAATAATTAAAGCTAAAAAAGCACTGCTGTTTGTAAATTGAACAAGTGACTTTAAAAAACTTGAAGCGTTTGACATATTAAATTAAAATAGTCCTTTTGTTTGGTTTTTTTCATGGGTTTTTCTTATCAATTCGATCAATAAAAAGTTTCCCTTGCAAGTGATCTAATTCATGTTGAAAAATAATGGCTAAATACCCAGTAAGATCAAAGGTATAAACCCCTTGTTTGTTATAGCTATAAGCTTGCACTGTGATTTTATTGCTTCTCGGAACATATCCTTCTTGATTTGGTCAATCTTCAGGAACTGATAAACACCCTTCTCCTTCAGATAACGCAACTAATTGATCGCTTTTGCGAATGACTTTAGGATTAAATAAAACATCTTTAAAAATAGGATTTCCTTTGGCATCTGGTAAATAAACATAAAAAACATTTTTAAGTATTCCGTATTGTACCGCAGCCACTCCAACACCTGCTCTAAACTCGCTGCCTTCTTTTTGAGAATCATCAATGTGATAGATCATTTTTTCAGCTAATTCAATATCTTCTTCGCTCAAAGGAAGAGGTACATCTAAAGATTTTTGCCTTAAAACTTTTTCAGGTAAGTTAACAATTTTGACATCATATTTTTTCATATTTTCAATTATATTAAAAAACGAAGTTTAAGACTTCGTTTTTATTACTTTGATAATTAATTAGAACCTGTGGTTGAAGTTTCTGAAGAAGTGTTTGCATCGGTTGGATTACCGTGTGTTGCTGAATAATTTTCTGACTCTGTTCTAAATTTTCCGTATGCAGCCCTCAATTCTTGGAAAGCTTGAGTTATGCTCTGAGTTGATGCTAAAATTTGATCATAAGTTGCTGTCTCAAGATCTAATGTTGATTGTGTTTTTACGTTTGACGAGTTATTATACGCATCTCTTAGAGGGGTTGTTATTTCTTCAGGATAATCATTATGACTTAAATGATAAACTATAGTTTCGTTGTTTAATAAATTGTTCAATCTTCCTAGATTAGCTGTATATTGAGATTTAGCTTTTTCTTTTTTATCTTCTTCAATTAATTGTGCAAATTTATCGTGCGCTTCTTGTTTAATAAGAGCAACTGCTGATTTTAATGTATCAATATCACTATCATCAAGACCCGCTAATTCAAATGCATAATCAGTATATTCTTCTTCTCATTTATCTTTTACTGATTGCTCAAAACGAGAAATTTGTTCACCATCGAATTGCCCTCCACTAGCAGCAATATCTCTGTAATTGTTTAGAACAGATGTTGCTTCTTTTTCATAAGCAAATGCTTGAAGTTCTCTTAATTTATTTTCAAATTGTTCTTTTTTGCTATTGAACTGTTCAGAAGCATTTTCTCCGCTTTCAGCAGCATTCGCAACTTCGCTTGCTAATCCTTCTAATTCAAGTTTTTGATCTTCGGTTAATTGATTATACATAGGATCGGCTTTGAATTCATCGTTCTCTTCAGCAGTTTCGGCTTTAGATAATTTAATCTTCAATTCTTCAACTTTTTCTAGTAATTGGGTTTTAGATGCGTTAAATTGTTCTTCATTTGAACGATCTGAAATGTCAACTCCTTTAAGAGCACTCATTAAATCTTCTAATTCTGCTTTGTCTTGTTCACTTAATGAAGAATATTTAGGGTGTTCTTTAACAGAATTGTATGCTTTTGTTGCCTCATCTAATTCTTCTTGAAGTTTTAACTCTACACTTTTAGCATTTAGTTGATTAATTGCTTCTTTTAATTCATCCGCACTTACATTTTCATTACTTTTTAATGCTTCTTTTTGGTCAATTAAAGTCTGTAGTTGTGCTTGATGCTCTTCATTTAAAGAACCTTTAGCTTCTTTTGCTTTATTAATAGTAGTATCTAACTCATCTAGTAAAACAAGTTGTTTGTATTTAGTTGATAAATTATCTAATTTTTCTTGAATTTGTTCAGTTGTTAAGTTTGAATTTAAAGCTTCTTTATCTGATGTAATTAAAGAATCTAAAATAGCTTTTCTTTCCGCACTTAACGCTGGAACATCTTTTCCTAATTCTGAATAATTTCCCCCGTTAGCTGCAAGTTGAGCTAATTCATCAGCTTTAGCTAAATATTGCATTTTTAATTCACGCGCAGCTTTATCATCTTCAAGTTCTTTCATTTTATTTAGAAGATTTTCTTTTTCAGCTGGGTAAGATTCTTTGCCTTCTGCAGTAGCTAAATCTAAGGCTTTGACTTTTTCAACTAATTGATCTAATTGTTGTTGTTTTTCTTGTGTAGCACTGGTGTATGCTTCTGAAGATTTAAACGCTTCTGCTTTAGCTAATAAAGATTCTTTGTCATTTTTAAGCATTAAATCTTTTAGTTCATTTTCTAAATTAGCTTTTGCCTGAATTAATCCTTCTGTAGTTGCATCAGTAGCATTAGCTAGTTGTTCATATCTATTTAAAATCTCATCTAATGCTGCTTTATTTGACTCAAGCAAGGTATCTTTAAGAACTTTAGAATCAGAAATAGCTTGTAATAATTCTTTCTTAGCATTTTCCAATTCTTTTTCTTCTTGAATAGCTTCATCGCTTTGAACTTGTGCTTTATTTGTGGCATCAAGAAGATCATTTAATGCTTTTTCAAAGTCTTGTGAGGTTTGATTTGAATCCACAACATTGTTTAAGTTGTCAATTGCTTTTTGTAAATCGGCTTTTTGTTCATCTGTTAATTCAGCGTTTTTTAGAACCTCCATTGCTTTTTCAACTGGTAATTTCGCTGATAATTTTTTAGCCAATTTTTCTAATTCTTGTAGTTTTTCTTGTTTTGTTTGCTCATTTATTTGCTCGTAATTCATTAAGTGCTTATCCCTTAATGACTCAACACTTAAATATGATGGTGTTGATAAATATTTTGAATAAGCATCCAAAATTTGATCTGACGATTGTTTATATTCATTTAACACTCTATCATTTTCGGTTTGAGTTTCCTTATAGTCCACTCTTGTACCTTTTTCTTTTTGTGAGCGTTTTTGTAATGTTGTAAGAGCAGCAACTGCTGATACCCCTGCAACTAATCCTAAAGCTAAAATAGCTCCTGTAATTTTTCTACCTTTATTTTTCATATTTTCATTATAACAAAATTAAATTTAAATTAAATTGTTCGTTTTTTACCTTCTAACTCTGAAAAATCGAAAAAAAAAAAAAAAAAACAGTCATGCAAAACTGTTTTTCTGGTTTTGGAACTAAAGTAATTTTTCTAGTTCGTGTTCCAAAATTGACACAATTTCTTCTAAAGATTTAACGGTTTGAGTATCAAATCTTTTATAAACTGGTGCATCAATATCCAAAACTGCAAATAATTTGTTTTTTACAATTACTGGAATAACCACTTCACTTTTTGAGTTGCTATCGCAAACAATGTGATCTTTAAAAGTATTAACATCATCTACAACAACGGTTTTTTGAATGGTGGCAGCGTGCCCGCATACCCCTCTATTAAAAGGAATTACTGAACAAGCAACCTTACCTTGAAAAGCGTGTAAATATAAAGTATTGTCTTCATTTACATAAAAACCTGCTCAATTTAAATTGTCGAATTTTTCTCAAATAAAAGCGGATGTGTTGGCTAAAATTGTGTAAATTTTCTTTTCATTATCAATTAAATTTTTATATTCATTCATTTTACTGTTTGTTTTTTTCAATTAATTTTTCTGCATCAGAAAGTTTAATTGAGAAGAAACTTGTTACTCCTCTATTTTGCATTGTTGCCCCAAATAAATGGTCAACTCTAGACATTGTTCCATGACGGTGAGTAATGACAATAAATTGGGTTTGTTTTTTAAGTTCTTGTAAGTAATTTGCATAACGCACAACATTTGATTCATCCAGAGCAGCTTCTACCTCATCTAAAATACAAAGAGGTAAAGGACGAGCTTTTAAGATTGCAAAGAGTAATGAAATAGCAATAAGAGATTTTTCTCCTCCAGAAAATAGTTTTAAATTCTTAACACTTTTTCCAGGAGGTTGTGCAAAAATAGAAATTCCACTTTCAAGCACATTGCTTGGATCGACAAATTTTACTTGTGCAGTTCCTCCACCAAACATAGATTTAAATACTTTATCAAATTCAACATTTACATCATTAACAATATTGCTCAAACGAGTAATAATTATTTTGTCTAACTCTGCAATTGCGTTTAAAACTGTGTCTTTAGCTTCTTGTAATTCATCTCTATTTGATACATAAACATCATATTTAGATTCAACTTCTTCAAGTTGAATGATTGACTCTAAATTTACATTTCCTAAAGCATTAATTTCGTTTCTGAGTTCAGTTATTAATTCTTCTGCCTTTTCAATTGGCATTTCTAATTTATAATTTTTCACTGCGTTTTCGAGGGTTAAGTTATAAAAAGAAACTAATCTTATACGGTGTTGTTCAAGTATTTTTTCTGATTCTTTTGCTTGATATAATTTTTCGCTAAATGATTCTGTGAGTTGATTGAACAATTTATTAGCCTCATTTCTAAGCTCATTTAGTTGTTCAATATCAGCATCAATTTTATGTTTTTGTTGTAATAAAGCACTAAGCTCAAAAACAAAAGTTTTTAGCTCACTATCAATTTTGTTGATTCGATCAATAGTTGCATTAACGGTCTCTCCACTAATTTTAGAAACATCTTCTCCAAGAAGTGAAAAATCAGATTGAATTTTGTCTAATTTTTCTTGAGTATGTTTAATTGAAATTAAGATTCCTGAAATTTCGTTTCCATAAGAAGTCACATAATTTTGCAAATTAATACTTTGGCTTTTTAGATTTTCAATATCTACGGTGTGTTTTTTCTCCATTGCGACAATTCCAGGAATGAGATTCTCTAATTGTTTAATTTTGTCATCAATTCCTAAAATATCATCACTTTCTTGTTTTGTTCCCCCGACCATAATTCCACCAGGACGAACCACATCACCATCTTTAGTAACAACCATGTATTTTTTGTCTAATACTTTAGAAATTTTATTAGCTGAATCAATGTTATCTACAACTACAATATTTCCAAGTAAAAACCTATTTAGTACATCATATCTAGGATCTACTTTAACAAGCTCACTAGCAAGGCCTAAAAAACCTAGATGATTTCTTACAACTAATAAATAATCATCGCGAATAAATTTTTCTTTAATTGAAGTTAAAGGAATAAAGGTTGCCCGTCCTCCATTATTGGATTTCAAAAATTCAATTGCCTTAACGGCTGTTTCAGGAGTATCCACAACTACATGTTGTACGCTTGAAGCCAAAACAGCTTCAATAGCAGAAGTATATTCGCTTTCTACTTTAATTAAATCACCAACAATTCCTTTTAAACCTCTAAAGTTGTGAGCATTTTCTAAAATTGTTTTGGTTCCTTTGTAAAGATTACTTTTACTTTCTTTTTTAGAAGCTAAAATTTTAAGTTGAGTTTCAATCTCGTGTTTTTTTCTACTCAAATTATTAAGTTTAGTTTGCAAGTCATTAATTGTAACGTTTACTTCTGTGAGCTTTTGAGCAGTTTGTTCTTTTTTATCTTTAATTTCTTTTTCACTATTTAAAAGATGCTCTAAAACTTGTTTTTGTTCAATATAAGCTTCTTGCAATGCTTCTTTTTTCTCTTTTAAATCAACTTGAAACTCTCCAGAGGCAATCATGTTTCTTCTTGTAGTTTCAGTGTTATATATAATTTTAAGTTCATTTAAACGAGATTCAGCAGCATTCTTTTTAGATGAAAGTTCTGAAATCCTTTTGTTTAAATCACCTTGCTCATTTTTACGATGAGCTATTTTAGTGCTATATTCATCAATTTTATCTCTATAGTTATTCTTTGTGTCTTCAACACCTTCAAGTTCATTTTTTAATGATGAGCAAAGTTGTTCCAAACGAACAATTTCTTGCCCTAAATAAGCAATTTCAACATTTTTTAATTTAGCAGTTTTGTCTTTGAAAACAAGAGCTTTTTCTGCTTGTTTTCTAAGAGGTTCTAGTTGCTTTTCTAATTCACTAATGTGTGCTTGAATAATTTTTAGTGATTCATCTGTTCTTTCAAGTTTTCTAATTGATTCAATTTTTCTAAATTTATATTTAGAAACTCCAGCAGCTTCTTCAAAAATACCTCTACGGTCCTCATCACTAGCTTGAGCGATATCACTAACAGTACCTTGAGAAATAATAGCTAAAGAGCTCTTTCCAATTCCCGTTTCCATCGCAATGGCTTTAATATCTTTGTGTCTTGCTGGTTGCCCGTTAATGTAGTATTGGTTTAATCCTTTGTTTCTTTCTAAAGAGCGAGTGATTGAAATAGTTTCGCCTTCATATGAAGTAAGTCCGTCTTTATTTTCAAAAGTTAAAGTAACAGTTGCTTTGTCTAAAGGTTTAGCGGTTTTTGAACCTGCGAAGATAACATCTTTCATTTCATCTCCACGAAGTTCTTTAGCGCTTTGTTCTCCCAACACTCATTTAATGGCATCATTAATATTACTTTTACCTGAACCATTTGGCCCGACAATTCCAGCAATTCCACCATCAAAACGTAAAATTACCGGATCAGCAAATGATTTAAATCCGTGAGCTTCAATTTTAATTAATTTCATTTTTGTTCCTTTACTTTAGCTTATTTAAGGCATCCTGAGCCGCTAATTGCTCAGCCTCTTTTTTGGAATGTCCAATTCCTTTTCCGTAAATTTGTTTATCATGAAGAGCTTTTGCCAAAAATGTTTTGTCATCATTTTGAACCACAACATATGTCACACTATTTTTTGAAAAACTTTGAAAATACTCTTGCAAAATTGTTTTTGAATCCTTGTTTCCTTGGGAATGAACTTTATCAATGATAGGAAAAATATATTTAGCCACAAATTTACGTGCTTGTTCAAGACCTTGATCTAAATAAATGGCTCCCAGCATTGATTCAAAAATGTCTGCTTTAACTTTAAGAGAGTTTTTAACATCATTAGCTGTTTGTTTAATTCCAGTTTTTAAAATATCTACTAAACCCAATTTTTCAGACAATTCCGCTAGCGTTTCAGTTCTAACAGCAGTAGAACGTACTCTAGTTTGCATTCCCGGTTCTAATAATGTGTATTTTACAAATATATATTCACTAGATAAAAAATTCAAAACCGAATCACCTAAAAACTCTAATTGTTCGTAGCTATTAAAACTTTTGTGCAAGGCTACATACGAAGAGTGAGTAATAGCAGCAAAATACAATTTTTCATTTTTAGGTTCAATTTGATGATGTCTTAAAAATTCACTTAGCGATTTAGCTTTAATAATTGTCATAATTAAATTTGCTCACTTAATTTAGAAATTAAATCTTTTTCCATAGCATCTTGAAGCTGATGTAATGCGGCTAAGTAACTTTTTTTATCACTTGAACCATGAGTTTTTAAAGCCGGAGCATTTACCCCAATTACTCAAGCACTTCCAACATTACGATAATCAAGTTGCTTCATTACATCTTTGAAAGCTCTTTTCATTAAAAGAGCACCGATTTTACGCACAAAAGATTTATTGATGCTTTCTTTTAAGGAATCAATAAAAGTAAACACAGCTCCTTCATAGCTTTTAAGCACCAAGTTACCGCCATATCCATCAATAACAGCTACTTCAAAATTCCCTCTAAATAAATCTCTGGTTTCATGAAACCCCAAATAATTAATATTGCTATTTTCTTTAAGTAATTGATGTGCCTCTTTAGTAAATTCAAGACCTTTATAATCTTCGGTTCCTATATTTAATAAAGCAACTCTAGGATTTTCTTGATTAAACATCACTTTATAAAAACTTGAAGCTAAATTAGCTCATTCCACTAGTCATTCAGCTTTAACTTCCAAATTAGCTCCTACGTCTAAAAAGACAAATTTCTTTCCATTAATTGCATTTGCTACAGGCATAAAAGCTGGACGAGAAACATTTGGTAATCTTTTTAGTTTTAATGTCAAAGCCGAAATATAACTTCCGCTATCTCCACAAGATAAAATGCTTTGGGCTTGATTTGTTTTATATAGATCAATTGCTTGATTCATTGAAGTGTTTTCTTTTAAAGTTTGTTTAATATTTTTAGGATCGCTAGGAGTATTTGGATTATCAACAAGTTCAATGTTTTGAGGTAATTTTAAATTGATATTTTTTAGATTTCCAACTAACACAATTTTAGTTTCAGGGTGTTTTAAAGCAAATTCTTGAGAGGCTTCAATTGCTGGCATTACTCCATTATCATTTCCATTGATATCAAAAGCAATAGTATATTTATACATTATTCAACTCCTATGAAAAAGTGGTAATTAGGTTGATTTCCTTCGTAAATTTCCACTTCAACATCTCATTTGGAGTTAATGTAGTTTGAAATTTCTTCTGCATCAGAGTAACTAGATTCATCACCATAGAAAATAGTGACAATTTCACTTTTTTTACTAATTAGCTTTGAAACAATTTTTTTACCAGCTGTAATTGAATCTTCCACTGAAGCAATTATTTTTCCATTAGCAATGGCTAAGTATTCACCTTGTTTGATTTCAACACCATTTAATTTGGTGCTACGAGCTGCAATTGTTACTTCACCAGAATTCACTCCTTTAATAGCTTCTTTAATATTATTTTTATTTTCTTTTACAGTATTTTCAGGATTAAAATTAAATAATGCTGCTAAACCTTCCATTTGTGTTTTGGTTGGAATTACAATAACATTACAGTCATTAGTTACTGCTGCTGCTTGCTGGGCCACTAAAGTAATGTTTTTGTTATTAGGCAAAATAAAGACGTTTTCTGCATTAACTGATTCAATTGCTTTAATTAATTCTTGAGCGGATGGGTTTTGACTTTGTCCGCTTTCAACAACATAATCACAACCGTTTTCTTTCATAATTCGAACAATTCCAGTTCCTAAATTACATGAAATAATGGCGTTTTCAACCCTTTCTTGACGTTCTTGAGCTTGTTTGAGTTCTTCTGCTTGTGCTTTAGAATCGTTAGCTTGCAATGTCATATTTTCAGATTTAATTTTGATAAATTCACCATGTTTTTGTCCAAAGTTAAGCATGTCTCCTGGTTTAAGTGCATGCCCATGAACTTTTAATAAGTTATCATCTTGCACCACTACAAGAGAAGTGGCAATTTTTTCAATTTGTTTGGTAAAACGATTTTTATCAAATTTTTCAGCATCACTTAGTTCAATTAAAAACTCAGTACAATATCCAAATTCACCATCATAAGTTTCTACATCAGAAATAAAATTGGCAATGTCTTCGCTTACATCAGATTTAGCAACTGCTCTTCCTTGAAGATATTCACTAATCCCTCAAAGAATTTTAACCAACCCTTCACCACCACTGTCAGTTACACCTACTTCTCTTAAAGTTTTAAGAATATTTGGAGTATTGTCACAGCTTACACGAGCAAAATTGTATGCATCAGCAAACACATCGTTAATTTCGGCTTCAGAATCTTTATATTTTTTTGTTAAATTCTCGGCTGTTTCTCGGATAACAGTCAAAATAGTTCCTTCAACTGGTTTATAAACTGCTTTGTATGCTCTAGCGGCCGCTCCTTCAAAAGCCAATGTTAAATCATGCGCATTTAAAGTGTCTTTCCCATTAATTGCTGTAAAAAAACCTTTAAAAATCTGACTTAATATTACTCCTGAATTACCTCTAGCTTCATAAATCATGTCATGCGCTAGTTGCGCAAGAACTTCAGTAACATTTTGATTTGTTACTTTTTGTAAGTTATTTACAGTTCCAGAAATAGTTGCTGCCATGTTAGTTCCTGTATCTCCATCAGGTACAGGGAAAACATTTAATGCATCGATTTTATTTTTAGCATTAATTAAAGCATTAGCACCAGAAAGTAAAGCTTCTGAAAGTTGCTTTCCATTGATAATCTTAGACATTTTCTACACCCCTAACTAAAATGGTTATCTTATTGAGAATCTCTTTTTTCTTTCTTAGTTCATAATACATTTGGCTATAAAGTTCTTCAACTAGAGGTTTTACCGCTACTGAAGATAGCACACTAACAGCAGCCACAAAACTTCAACCATTAGGTGTTGAGTATACTTCCACCAATTCAATTGGATCAGTTTGTAAATTATCCATATCTATAAATTCCGTTTTTTGTGAATTCTCTGTCAAATTGTTCTCGTTTTTTTGAATTTTTACAATACCAGGAATTGAAGAAAGTTTATACACAAAAAGTTTTTTGATTTCAAGAAGTTCCATTTATAGCCTCCAAATCTTAAAAATATAATTTTATTTATATTTTACAGTTTTTTTCAAATTTATAGGGTCAAAAAACATTTCAGATAAGTATAAATTTAATATAATTGAAAATACTTATA contains:
- the rnc gene encoding ribonuclease III; this translates as MTIIKAKSLSEFLRHHQIEPKNEKLYFAAITHSSYVALHKSFNSYEQLEFLGDSVLNFLSSEYIFVKYTLLEPGMQTRVRSTAVRTETLAELSEKLGLVDILKTGIKQTANDVKNSLKVKADIFESMLGAIYLDQGLEQARKFVAKYIFPIIDKVHSQGNKDSKTILQEYFQSFSKNSVTYVVVQNDDKTFLAKALHDKQIYGKGIGHSKKEAEQLAAQDALNKLK
- the plsX gene encoding phosphate acyltransferase PlsX, which translates into the protein MYKYTIAFDINGNDNGVMPAIEASQEFALKHPETKIVLVGNLKNINLKLPQNIELVDNPNTPSDPKNIKQTLKENTSMNQAIDLYKTNQAQSILSCGDSGSYISALTLKLKRLPNVSRPAFMPVANAINGKKFVFLDVGANLEVKAEWLVEWANLASSFYKVMFNQENPRVALLNIGTEDYKGLEFTKEAHQLLKENSNINYLGFHETRDLFRGNFEVAVIDGYGGNLVLKSYEGAVFTFIDSLKESINKSFVRKIGALLMKRAFKDVMKQLDYRNVGSAWVIGVNAPALKTHGSSDKKSYLAALHQLQDAMEKDLISKLSEQI
- a CDS encoding DAK2 domain-containing protein, with amino-acid sequence MSKIINGKQLSEALLSGANALINAKNKIDALNVFPVPDGDTGTNMAATISGTVNNLQKVTNQNVTEVLAQLAHDMIYEARGNSGVILSQIFKGFFTAINGKDTLNAHDLTLAFEGAAARAYKAVYKPVEGTILTVIRETAENLTKKYKDSEAEINDVFADAYNFARVSCDNTPNILKTLREVGVTDSGGEGLVKILWGISEYLQGRAVAKSDVSEDIANFISDVETYDGEFGYCTEFLIELSDAEKFDKNRFTKQIEKIATSLVVVQDDNLLKVHGHALKPGDMLNFGQKHGEFIKIKSENMTLQANDSKAQAEELKQAQERQERVENAIISCNLGTGIVRIMKENGCDYVVESGQSQNPSAQELIKAIESVNAENVFILPNNKNITLVAQQAAAVTNDCNVIVIPTKTQMEGLAALFNFNPENTVKENKNNIKEAIKGVNSGEVTIAARSTKLNGVEIKQGEYLAIANGKIIASVEDSITAGKKIVSKLISKKSEIVTIFYGDESSYSDAEEISNYINSKWDVEVEIYEGNQPNYHFFIGVE